In one window of Scyliorhinus canicula chromosome 17, sScyCan1.1, whole genome shotgun sequence DNA:
- the LOC119952170 gene encoding zinc finger protein 229-like: MKKPWKCGDCGKGFRSPSVLETHRRSHTGERPFTCSLCRKGFSQSSHLQTHKQVHTGERPFTCSECGKGFRSPSKLEIHRRSHTGEKPFTCPECGKAFSHSSNLLTHRRIHTGERLFSCTECGKAFSNSSGLLKHQRVHTGERPFTCPECGKGFTRSTHLQTHQRVHTGERPFTCSSCGKRFRNYSNLVTHQRVHTGERPFVCSECGKGFSDAPALRTHQRVHTGERPFTCSVCGQRFTQSSSLLVHQVTHTNERPFKCSECGNGFKSAAVLRVHQRIHTEEKPFSCSHCTKRFKTSSDVLRHRRVHTGERPFTCTECGRSFADSSNLRNHRRVHSGERPFTCTECGKGFSNSSNLLTHQRVHTGERPFTCTVCAKGFTHSSHLLRHQRVHK; this comes from the coding sequence AtgaagaaaccgtggaaatgtggcgACTGCGGCAAGGGATTCAGATCCCCATCCGTGCTGGAAACAcaccgacgcagtcacactggagagaggccattcacctgctccctatgtaggaagggattcagtcagtcttCACACTTGCAGACACAtaagcaagttcacactggagagagaccattcacctgctctgagtgtgggaaaggattcagatccccatctaaactggagattcatcgccgcagtcacactggggagaagccgttcacctgtccTGAGTGTGGGAAGGCGTTCAGTCATTCATCCAACTTGCTGACACACCGGcggattcacactggagagaggctctTCAGCTGCACTGAGTGCGGGAAGGCATTCAGTAATTCATCCGGCTTGCTgaagcaccagcgagttcacactggggagaggccattcacctgccctgagtgtgggaaaggattcactcggtcaactcacctgcagacacaccagcgggttcacaccggggagaggccgttcacctgctccagttGTGGGAAGCGATTCAGGAATTATTCCAACTTAGTGACACATCAGCGGgtacacactggggagaggccgttcgtctgctctgagtgtgggaagggattcagtgacgcACCcgccctgcggacacaccagcgagttcacactggggagaggcctttcacctgctctgtgtgtgggcagcgatttactcagtcatccagcctgctggTACACCAGGTCACTCACACTAATGAAAGACCCTTTAAATGCTCGGAATGTGGGAATGGCTTCAAAAGTGCTGCGGTCCTGAGGgtccaccagcgcattcacaccgaggagaaaccgttcagctgctctcactgcacgAAGAGGTTTAAAACGTCGTCCGACGTTCTGAGACATCggagagttcacaccggggagaggccgttcacctgcaccgAGTGTGGGAGGAGTTTCgctgattcatccaacctgcggaaTCACCGGCGAGTTCACTCCGGGGAGCGGCCGTTCACCTGCaccgagtgtgggaaaggattcagtaatTCATCCAATTTATTgactcaccagcgagttcacactggggagaggccattcacctgcaccgTGTGTGCGAAGGGATTCACTCACtcgtcccacctgctgagacaccagcgagttcacaagtga